The following are encoded in a window of Pedobacter cryoconitis genomic DNA:
- the atpG gene encoding ATP synthase F1 subunit gamma, with product MANLKEVRIRISSVQSTQQITKAMKMVSAAKLKRATNAIIQLRPYATKLKEILGNLSANLEGSSSPYTEEREPNKVLIVVVSSNRGLAGAFNMNVIKATNNLIAEKYSEQYKNGNVSILAIGKKSQDFYEKRNYNVIGNNNEVYTALTFENVTKITDSIMAGFKNGDYDKVELVYNRFKNAAVQILTTEQLLPLPQNEKAEETHQHQVDYILEPSKEEIVKELIPKSIKIQLFKAVLDSHASEHGARMTSMDKATENAGDLLKALKLSYNQARQAAITTELTEIVSGAAALNG from the coding sequence ATGGCTAATTTAAAAGAAGTAAGAATTCGTATATCATCAGTGCAGTCTACGCAGCAGATCACCAAAGCCATGAAAATGGTTTCGGCAGCTAAGCTGAAGCGTGCAACTAATGCTATTATACAGTTACGTCCGTATGCTACGAAGCTAAAAGAGATCTTAGGGAATCTTTCTGCCAACCTGGAAGGATCTTCATCACCATATACTGAGGAACGCGAGCCTAATAAAGTATTAATCGTAGTGGTATCTTCAAACCGTGGTTTAGCTGGTGCATTCAACATGAATGTAATCAAGGCTACTAACAACCTGATCGCTGAGAAATACAGTGAGCAGTACAAAAATGGAAATGTAAGTATTTTAGCTATTGGAAAAAAATCTCAGGATTTCTACGAAAAGAGAAACTACAATGTTATTGGAAACAATAACGAGGTTTATACTGCATTAACGTTTGAAAACGTAACTAAAATTACTGATTCAATTATGGCCGGCTTTAAAAACGGTGATTATGATAAAGTAGAATTAGTTTATAACCGTTTCAAAAATGCTGCTGTACAGATTTTGACTACTGAACAGTTATTGCCTTTACCACAAAACGAAAAAGCAGAAGAAACTCATCAGCACCAGGTAGATTATATTCTTGAGCCTTCAAAAGAGGAAATCGTTAAAGAATTAATTCCTAAGTCGATTAAGATTCAGTTATTCAAAGCGGTATTGGATTCTCATGCTTCAGAACACGGAGCAAGGATGACTTCAATGGATAAAGCAACAGAAAACGCGGGTGACCTGTTGAAAGCTTTAAAACTTTCATACAACCAGGCACGTCAGGCTGCAATTACTACAGAGCTTACAGAGATTGTAAGTGGTGCTGCTGCATTGAACGGATAA
- a CDS encoding 5'-nucleotidase, lipoprotein e(P4) family, producing the protein MIKISFPVALALLLPLGLMAQTNPAAEAAKDYTIAVAWQQHSGEYRALSFQAYNFAKLSLQERLKDVDTTKPSCVVVDIDETVLDNSTFQGHEIQKGLSYAAKDWSEWTAKAAADTVPGALGFLKYAQTQKVETFYITNRDQVDYKATLTNLQRLGFPYADEAHLMVKQGTSDKEARRQQVLGKYNILLLCGDNLSDFSNVFYREGKNTKEEVDRAQQEFGNHFIVLPNPMYGDWEKLLYKGGHLSETERSKQRIEGLKSY; encoded by the coding sequence ATGATCAAGATTTCTTTTCCGGTTGCCTTAGCTTTATTGCTTCCATTAGGTTTAATGGCGCAAACCAATCCAGCTGCTGAGGCGGCAAAAGACTATACCATTGCTGTAGCCTGGCAACAACATTCAGGAGAGTACAGAGCACTGTCTTTTCAGGCATATAATTTTGCTAAACTTTCTTTGCAGGAGCGCTTAAAAGATGTGGATACAACCAAACCAAGTTGTGTGGTGGTGGATATAGATGAAACTGTTTTGGACAATTCTACTTTTCAGGGACATGAAATTCAAAAAGGATTAAGTTATGCAGCTAAAGACTGGTCGGAATGGACAGCTAAAGCAGCGGCTGATACGGTACCTGGAGCATTGGGATTTTTAAAATATGCACAGACTCAAAAAGTAGAAACATTTTACATCACCAACCGCGATCAGGTGGATTATAAAGCTACGCTGACTAACTTACAGCGCTTAGGATTTCCTTACGCTGACGAGGCGCATTTGATGGTTAAACAAGGAACTTCTGATAAGGAAGCACGCAGACAGCAGGTGCTTGGAAAATACAATATATTGCTGCTTTGCGGAGATAACCTGAGTGACTTTTCCAATGTCTTTTACAGAGAAGGAAAGAATACGAAAGAGGAAGTCGATAGAGCGCAGCAAGAATTTGGGAATCACTTCATTGTATTGCCTAATCCAATGTATGGCGATTGGGAAAAACTATTATATAAAGGTGGTCATTTGAGCGAAACAGAAAGATCAAAGCAAAGAATCGAGGGCTTAAAAAGCTATTAG
- the atpA gene encoding F0F1 ATP synthase subunit alpha, translating to MVEVRPDEVSAIIRQQLSGFKSEAELEEVGTVLQVGDGIARVYGLTKVQSGELVEFETGLQGIVLNLEEDNVGVVLLGPSSTIKEGDTIKRTKKIASIKVGEGMLGRVVNTLGEPIDGKGPIIGQTYEMPIERKAPGVIYRQPVNEPLQTGIKAIDAMIPIGRGQRELVIGDRQTGKSAVCIDTIINQKEFYEAGNPVLCIYVACGQKASTVANVVRTLEENGAMAYTVVVSASAADPAPLQFYAPFSGAAIGEYFRDTGRPALIVYDDLSKQAVAYREVSLLLRRPPGREAYPGDVFYLHSRLLERAAKINSNDEIAQAMNDLPESLKGIVKGGGSLTALPIIETQAGDVSAYIPTNVISITDGQIFLESNLFNAGVRPAINVGISVSRVGGNAQIKSMKKVAGTLKLDQAQYRELEAFSKFGSDLDAATKSVLDKGSRNVEILKQGQFSPMTVEKQVAIIYIGTKNLMRSVPVNKIRAFEAEYLQQLELRHPQTLAALKAGKLDDAITSVLETVAKELAGKY from the coding sequence ATGGTAGAGGTAAGACCAGACGAAGTATCGGCAATTATCAGGCAACAATTGTCGGGCTTTAAATCAGAAGCCGAACTTGAAGAAGTTGGTACCGTATTACAAGTGGGTGATGGTATTGCCCGTGTTTATGGTTTGACTAAAGTTCAATCAGGTGAGCTAGTTGAATTTGAAACAGGCTTGCAGGGTATTGTTTTGAACCTTGAAGAAGATAATGTTGGTGTGGTTTTATTAGGCCCATCGAGCACGATCAAAGAAGGCGATACAATTAAACGTACTAAAAAAATTGCCTCTATTAAAGTTGGTGAAGGTATGTTGGGCCGTGTAGTTAATACATTAGGTGAACCTATCGACGGTAAGGGACCAATCATTGGTCAGACTTACGAAATGCCAATCGAACGTAAAGCTCCTGGTGTAATCTACCGTCAGCCAGTTAATGAGCCTCTTCAAACAGGTATCAAAGCTATTGATGCGATGATTCCTATCGGCCGTGGTCAGCGTGAGCTGGTTATTGGTGACCGTCAGACAGGTAAGAGTGCTGTTTGTATTGATACTATCATCAATCAAAAAGAATTTTATGAAGCAGGTAACCCTGTTTTATGTATATATGTTGCTTGTGGTCAGAAAGCAAGTACTGTAGCAAACGTTGTGCGTACGCTTGAAGAAAATGGTGCAATGGCTTATACAGTTGTTGTTTCTGCTTCGGCTGCTGATCCTGCTCCATTGCAGTTTTATGCTCCGTTCTCTGGTGCAGCAATTGGTGAGTACTTCCGTGATACAGGTCGTCCGGCACTGATTGTTTATGATGATTTATCTAAACAGGCAGTAGCTTACCGTGAGGTATCTTTATTACTTCGTCGTCCACCGGGACGTGAGGCTTATCCTGGAGACGTGTTTTACCTGCACAGTCGTTTATTAGAACGTGCTGCTAAAATCAACTCTAACGATGAGATCGCACAAGCGATGAATGATTTACCTGAATCTCTGAAAGGTATCGTTAAAGGTGGTGGTTCATTAACTGCTTTACCTATTATCGAAACTCAGGCTGGTGACGTTTCTGCTTATATTCCAACAAACGTAATTTCGATTACTGACGGACAGATCTTCTTAGAATCTAACTTGTTTAACGCAGGTGTACGTCCGGCAATCAACGTAGGTATCTCGGTATCACGTGTTGGTGGTAACGCACAAATTAAATCAATGAAAAAGGTAGCTGGTACTTTGAAATTAGACCAGGCTCAATACCGTGAATTAGAGGCCTTCTCTAAATTCGGATCTGATTTAGATGCAGCAACAAAATCTGTACTGGATAAAGGTTCAAGAAACGTTGAGATATTAAAGCAAGGTCAGTTCTCTCCAATGACTGTTGAGAAACAAGTTGCGATCATTTATATTGGTACTAAAAACCTGATGCGTTCAGTTCCTGTAAATAAAATCAGAGCATTTGAAGCTGAATATTTACAACAATTGGAATTACGTCACCCACAAACATTAGCTGCTTTAAAAGCTGGTAAACTGGATGATGCAATTACATCTGTATTGGAAACTGTAGCTAAAGAATTAGCAGGTAAATACTAA
- the gcvT gene encoding glycine cleavage system aminomethyltransferase GcvT — MNNTALTEKHISLGAKMVPFAGYNMPVQYEGINAEHATVRKAVGVFDVSHMGEFILKGENALDLIQRVSSNDASKLYDGKVQYAYLPNEDGGIVDDLLIYRIDEKTYMLVVNASNIEKDWNWIQKFNTQGVEMHNISDKTSLLAVQGPKAAEALQSLTDIDLASMEYYTFTKGMFAGVDNVIVSATGYTGAGGFELYCDNEHAETVWNAVFEAGAAFNIKPIGLGARDTLRLEMGFCLYGNDIDDTTSPIEAGLGWVTKFTKAFTNSEALLAEKEAGVKRRLIGFEMIDRGIPRHDYEIVDVEGNVIGKVTSGTQSPSLQKAIGIGYVAKEHAKEGNEIYISIRNTSIKAKVVKFPFYK, encoded by the coding sequence ATGAATAATACCGCGTTAACAGAAAAACATATTTCATTAGGGGCCAAGATGGTTCCATTTGCAGGATACAATATGCCCGTTCAATACGAAGGCATTAATGCAGAACATGCTACAGTTAGAAAAGCCGTAGGCGTTTTTGACGTAAGCCACATGGGTGAATTCATCCTGAAGGGTGAAAATGCATTAGACCTGATTCAACGTGTAAGCAGCAATGATGCTTCAAAATTATATGATGGTAAAGTTCAGTATGCTTATCTTCCAAATGAAGATGGCGGTATTGTAGACGATTTATTGATCTACAGAATTGATGAAAAAACTTATATGCTGGTGGTTAACGCCTCGAACATAGAAAAAGACTGGAACTGGATTCAGAAATTCAATACACAAGGTGTAGAAATGCACAATATCTCTGATAAAACTTCTTTATTAGCAGTTCAGGGGCCTAAAGCAGCAGAAGCTTTACAAAGCTTAACTGATATTGACCTGGCTTCTATGGAATACTATACTTTCACTAAAGGCATGTTTGCTGGTGTAGATAACGTGATTGTTTCTGCAACTGGTTATACAGGTGCTGGTGGTTTTGAGTTGTATTGCGATAATGAGCATGCAGAGACTGTTTGGAATGCTGTTTTTGAAGCCGGTGCTGCTTTTAACATTAAGCCAATTGGTTTAGGTGCACGTGATACTTTACGTTTGGAAATGGGTTTCTGTTTATATGGAAACGACATCGATGATACAACTTCTCCAATTGAAGCTGGTTTAGGATGGGTGACTAAATTCACTAAAGCCTTCACCAACTCTGAAGCTTTACTTGCAGAGAAAGAAGCTGGTGTTAAACGTCGCCTGATAGGTTTTGAAATGATTGACCGTGGTATTCCCCGTCATGACTATGAAATCGTTGATGTAGAAGGAAACGTAATCGGAAAAGTAACTTCAGGTACACAGTCTCCATCGTTGCAAAAAGCAATCGGAATTGGTTATGTGGCTAAAGAACATGCTAAAGAAGGTAACGAGATCTATATCAGCATCCGTAATACTTCCATTAAAGCAAAAGTAGTAAAGTTCCCATTTTATAAATAA
- a CDS encoding ribonuclease HII, giving the protein MLLNCFQQEFLEAGCDEAGRGCLAGPVYAAAVILPLDFVAGELNDSKKLTHKQRVALRAIIEKEAIAWAVGAVDNHEIDEINILNASFLAMHRAIEKLTVQPGFLSIDGNRFKIYPGIAHSCVIKGDGKYLNIAAASILAKTHRDEYMDNLADQFPVYQWKKNKGYPTKVHRSAALMHGLTPYHRKTFAISDPERILVIDNAG; this is encoded by the coding sequence ATGTTATTAAACTGTTTTCAACAAGAATTTTTAGAAGCAGGTTGCGATGAAGCCGGCAGAGGCTGTTTAGCCGGGCCTGTTTATGCAGCCGCTGTAATTTTACCACTGGATTTTGTTGCCGGAGAACTGAACGACTCGAAAAAGCTAACACATAAACAGCGCGTCGCTTTAAGAGCAATTATAGAAAAAGAAGCAATTGCATGGGCTGTCGGCGCTGTAGATAACCACGAAATTGACGAAATAAATATCCTGAATGCTTCATTTCTGGCCATGCACAGGGCAATTGAAAAGCTTACTGTTCAGCCTGGTTTTTTAAGTATCGACGGGAACCGTTTTAAAATTTATCCCGGTATCGCACATAGCTGTGTCATCAAAGGAGATGGTAAATATTTAAATATTGCTGCTGCCTCTATCCTGGCAAAAACACACCGGGACGAATACATGGATAATCTGGCAGATCAGTTTCCTGTTTATCAATGGAAGAAAAATAAAGGTTATCCGACTAAAGTTCACCGTTCTGCTGCCTTAATGCACGGACTAACTCCTTATCACCGTAAAACTTTTGCAATAAGTGATCCTGAAAGAATTCTCGTTATAGATAACGCGGGATAA
- the ruvC gene encoding crossover junction endodeoxyribonuclease RuvC, with protein MLAEKKERVIMGIDPGTAVMGYGVILEKGSKIELIAMGIVKMNHLDDHFLKLQRIFAKTVGLVEQYKPDVMALEAPFYGKNIQVMLKLGRAQGICMAAALSRDVPITEYAPRKIKQAITGNGSAGKEQVAAMLQQLLKFRETPEFLDATDGLAVAVCHSFQRVPTGGSGKSYSGWDAFAKDNQKRVK; from the coding sequence ATGTTGGCTGAAAAAAAGGAGCGGGTAATCATGGGTATCGACCCTGGAACCGCAGTGATGGGTTACGGTGTAATCCTGGAGAAAGGGAGTAAGATAGAACTGATAGCGATGGGCATCGTAAAGATGAATCATCTGGATGATCATTTTCTGAAATTACAACGTATTTTCGCCAAAACGGTAGGTTTGGTAGAGCAGTATAAACCAGATGTCATGGCACTGGAAGCTCCGTTTTATGGAAAGAATATACAAGTTATGCTTAAACTGGGCAGAGCACAGGGAATTTGTATGGCAGCAGCATTATCCAGAGATGTACCGATCACAGAATATGCGCCAAGAAAAATCAAACAAGCAATTACAGGGAACGGAAGCGCAGGAAAAGAGCAGGTTGCAGCTATGTTGCAGCAGTTACTGAAGTTCAGAGAAACTCCTGAATTTCTGGATGCCACTGATGGACTGGCTGTTGCAGTATGCCATTCTTTCCAGCGGGTACCCACAGGTGGCAGCGGTAAATCTTATTCCGGATGGGATGCTTTTGCAAAAGACAATCAGAAAAGAGTGAAATAG
- a CDS encoding glycosyltransferase family 2 protein encodes MEVLIVVSYLSAFLTLIYLLVVAGFIRGWHKLIPFRYKQTTGTTSVSIIVAARNEADNIHRTIESLLAQDYNKALTEIIFIDDHSTDNTAEIVRSYAASGVKLISLKENQALNSYKKKAIQTAIGQATGDLIITTDADCRMGTAWLKTIIAFYEQNRYKMISSPVAYDEEKSFFERAQSLEFLYLIGLGASTIGNKKPSTCNGANLAYEKAAFYEVGGFQGIDDLASGDDELLLHKIAARYDNHIGFLRNPDAMVYTHAKPNLGEFLQQRKRWASKSTRYKNKSIIVLGVFIWFFNVSILLNLLVGLFFIGFLKIALIQLLLKIIVEFIFLMDVTKFAKRRSLMVLLPVLNVLHVLYIIYIGVAGNSGKYNWKGRMVK; translated from the coding sequence TTGGAAGTCTTAATCGTCGTTAGTTACCTATCCGCATTTTTAACCCTCATTTATCTTCTCGTTGTTGCCGGATTTATCCGTGGCTGGCATAAATTGATCCCTTTCAGGTATAAGCAAACTACGGGCACTACTTCTGTTTCTATTATTGTTGCCGCCCGTAATGAAGCTGATAATATTCACCGCACTATAGAATCCCTGCTCGCACAGGATTACAATAAAGCATTGACAGAAATCATCTTTATTGATGATCACTCGACAGACAATACAGCAGAAATTGTCAGATCATATGCTGCATCGGGCGTAAAACTGATCTCTCTGAAAGAAAATCAGGCCTTAAATTCTTATAAGAAAAAAGCGATACAGACCGCGATTGGTCAGGCTACCGGTGATTTAATCATTACCACAGATGCAGATTGCCGGATGGGGACCGCATGGCTTAAAACAATCATCGCTTTTTACGAGCAGAATCGTTATAAAATGATTTCATCGCCAGTGGCATATGATGAAGAGAAAAGCTTTTTCGAAAGAGCACAATCATTGGAATTCCTTTACCTGATTGGTTTAGGGGCTTCTACGATAGGAAATAAAAAACCTTCTACCTGTAACGGGGCTAATTTAGCCTATGAAAAAGCAGCTTTTTATGAAGTTGGTGGTTTTCAGGGAATAGATGATCTGGCTTCGGGAGATGATGAGTTGCTTTTACATAAAATTGCTGCCCGTTATGACAATCATATAGGGTTTCTTAGAAATCCGGATGCCATGGTTTACACACATGCCAAACCTAACCTTGGAGAATTTTTACAGCAACGTAAACGCTGGGCTTCAAAAAGTACCCGCTATAAAAATAAATCTATCATTGTACTGGGTGTATTTATCTGGTTTTTCAATGTCAGTATCCTGTTAAACCTGCTGGTTGGTTTGTTCTTTATTGGTTTCCTTAAAATTGCACTGATCCAGTTGCTGCTGAAAATAATTGTGGAATTTATATTCCTGATGGATGTGACTAAATTCGCTAAAAGAAGAAGTCTGATGGTTTTATTACCCGTATTGAATGTACTGCATGTCTTGTATATCATTTACATTGGTGTGGCTGGTAATTCAGGTAAATATAACTGGAAGGGTAGAATGGTTAAATAA
- a CDS encoding lysylphosphatidylglycerol synthase domain-containing protein: MRSDYKRIFSYAIKVTIVAFAFWFIYHKLTSNANLESFRGIISTIPRTEIIAVISLVLLLMLVNWGLEALKWKRLLRKIEKLSLWQSIESVFCGLTLAIFTPNRLGEYGGRVFFLSPKRRIIGVVAMAVGNIGQMVLTNIFGAIALSVFLLRFLHLDYRLNYAIIVLAAMFCLFFLTFFFNIRWLNGLLLSMRFTRKYKKFYSILGRYHKKELFQILMFCLARYIVFSTQYFIMFYWLIADIHYLDILMMVCILFFVQSTLPSLDLFDIGIRSATASYFFSFVTKQDVAVIACTASIWLINIIIPAILGSYFVFKLNFFGSLNRR, translated from the coding sequence TTGAGATCTGACTATAAACGTATATTTTCCTATGCTATAAAAGTAACTATCGTTGCTTTCGCATTCTGGTTCATCTATCATAAACTCACTTCAAATGCTAACCTTGAAAGTTTCAGGGGGATCATCTCTACCATCCCGCGTACCGAAATCATTGCCGTAATTTCACTGGTATTGTTATTAATGCTGGTGAACTGGGGACTGGAAGCCCTCAAATGGAAAAGGCTGTTGCGAAAAATAGAAAAGCTGAGTTTATGGCAATCCATAGAATCTGTATTCTGTGGTTTAACACTGGCGATCTTTACGCCGAACAGGTTGGGCGAATATGGTGGCAGGGTGTTTTTCCTTTCTCCTAAACGCAGGATTATTGGCGTTGTAGCGATGGCGGTAGGGAATATTGGCCAGATGGTACTGACAAATATTTTCGGGGCAATTGCGCTGAGTGTTTTTCTGCTGCGTTTCCTGCATCTCGATTATCGGCTCAATTATGCGATTATAGTACTTGCAGCTATGTTCTGCCTGTTTTTCTTAACATTTTTCTTTAATATCCGCTGGTTAAATGGCTTATTGCTTTCCATGCGTTTTACCAGAAAATATAAAAAATTCTACAGTATTCTTGGACGTTACCATAAGAAAGAACTTTTTCAGATACTGATGTTCTGCCTTGCGCGTTACATAGTGTTTAGCACGCAATACTTTATTATGTTTTACTGGCTGATTGCTGATATTCATTATCTGGACATCCTGATGATGGTTTGTATCCTGTTTTTTGTACAATCTACGCTGCCCTCTCTGGATTTATTTGATATTGGGATAAGAAGCGCAACTGCGTCTTATTTTTTTAGCTTTGTAACCAAACAGGATGTCGCTGTGATTGCATGTACTGCAAGCATCTGGCTCATTAATATTATTATTCCTGCTATATTAGGTTCATATTTTGTTTTTAAATTAAATTTTTTTGGAAGTCTTAATCGTCGTTAG
- a CDS encoding FkbM family methyltransferase — MDNNISKLTLFNPSKLRTLLSLGFKGYLADQGWFKARETKSAVDQNGEAIPWVTYAFIDFIKDRITKQHDIFEFGCGNSTIFYAKNANSVTAVEHDKAWYERNAAIKIPNVEMIYCELVRGGAYSKSAVTTGKKFNIIIVDGRDRVNCCKESVLSLTEDGVIVLDNSERPDYAEAFTFFKAKGFKHLPFTGMSPGVTTSNCTSVFYKSNNCLGI, encoded by the coding sequence TTGGATAATAACATATCAAAACTAACCTTATTTAATCCCAGCAAATTACGGACGTTATTGTCACTGGGATTTAAGGGATATTTAGCAGATCAGGGCTGGTTTAAGGCCCGTGAAACGAAATCAGCAGTAGATCAGAATGGAGAAGCTATTCCTTGGGTAACTTATGCTTTTATTGATTTTATTAAAGACAGGATCACTAAACAGCATGACATTTTTGAATTCGGCTGCGGAAATTCTACGATCTTTTACGCAAAAAATGCCAATTCTGTAACCGCCGTGGAACATGATAAAGCATGGTATGAAAGAAATGCAGCGATCAAAATCCCGAATGTAGAAATGATTTATTGCGAGCTGGTTCGTGGAGGTGCTTATTCTAAAAGTGCAGTAACGACTGGTAAAAAGTTTAACATTATTATTGTAGACGGCAGAGACCGCGTTAACTGCTGCAAAGAATCGGTATTATCTTTAACAGAGGATGGAGTAATTGTACTGGACAATTCAGAACGTCCGGATTATGCAGAGGCCTTTACTTTTTTCAAAGCAAAGGGATTTAAACACCTTCCTTTTACAGGTATGAGCCCCGGAGTAACAACTTCAAACTGTACTTCGGTATTTTATAAGAGCAATAACTGTTTAGGGATATAA
- a CDS encoding glycosyltransferase family 4 protein translates to MKTLILSNRVPFPPNSGYPIVVYNTMKGLLNLGVDITLFSINTNKHRVDVDDIYDPVYDRIKFHSFDLDTEVNLWGAFFNIFSNESYNVSRFYDDDAAKLLENILRENEFDIIQFEGLFVVPYLEVVKSYSKAKLIYRAHNIVFDVWERLATSERFTPRRKYLQFLARRLKIYETEQINRFHQIFAISNPDRQSILSFGCEIGIEVFPVALDFEKYTIDLSKTSFPTLFHLGAMDWRPNKEGLEWFIEEIWPDIEKLSSELRFYVAGKSMPQHFYEYDSDNLVVEGEVFDAIEFMNSKAIMIVPLLSGSGMRVKIIEGMAMKKCIIATTYAAEGLNCENGKDILIADTADEFYRCILQCITHPNRWREIGENARRTAERDHNLATISQRMLNVYQRLVNA, encoded by the coding sequence TTGAAAACACTTATACTTAGCAACAGAGTCCCGTTTCCTCCAAACAGTGGTTATCCGATTGTAGTCTATAATACGATGAAAGGATTGCTCAATTTGGGGGTGGATATTACTTTGTTCAGTATCAACACCAATAAACACCGGGTAGATGTGGATGATATTTACGATCCGGTTTATGACCGGATCAAATTTCATTCTTTTGATCTCGATACAGAAGTTAATTTGTGGGGTGCGTTTTTCAACATCTTCTCCAACGAGTCTTACAACGTTTCCAGATTTTATGATGATGATGCGGCAAAGTTGCTGGAGAACATCCTCCGGGAAAATGAATTCGATATTATCCAGTTCGAGGGGTTATTTGTCGTGCCTTATCTGGAGGTGGTTAAAAGCTACAGTAAGGCTAAGCTGATTTACCGGGCACACAATATTGTCTTTGATGTATGGGAACGCCTGGCAACCTCCGAACGGTTTACCCCAAGACGTAAATACCTTCAGTTTTTAGCGCGCAGGCTGAAGATCTATGAGACCGAACAAATTAACCGCTTTCACCAGATCTTTGCGATCAGTAATCCGGACAGGCAGAGCATTCTTTCTTTTGGCTGCGAAATAGGGATTGAAGTATTCCCCGTAGCCCTGGATTTTGAGAAATATACCATTGACCTTTCCAAAACGAGTTTCCCTACTTTATTTCACCTGGGGGCAATGGACTGGCGGCCCAATAAAGAAGGGCTGGAATGGTTTATAGAAGAGATCTGGCCGGATATAGAAAAACTCAGCTCTGAACTCCGGTTTTATGTAGCAGGTAAAAGTATGCCACAGCATTTTTATGAGTATGACTCAGATAACCTGGTCGTAGAAGGGGAAGTTTTCGACGCTATTGAGTTTATGAATTCCAAAGCGATCATGATCGTACCTTTACTTTCAGGTAGCGGGATGCGGGTAAAGATTATCGAAGGGATGGCGATGAAGAAATGTATTATTGCCACCACCTACGCAGCAGAAGGACTGAACTGTGAAAACGGGAAGGATATCCTGATTGCGGACACTGCTGATGAGTTTTACCGCTGCATCCTGCAATGTATTACTCATCCGAACCGGTGGCGCGAAATCGGCGAGAATGCCCGCAGAACAGCCGAAAGAGATCATAACCTGGCTACTATTTCACAAAGGATGCTGAATGTCTATCAGCGGTTAGTAAATGCATAA
- a CDS encoding ABC transporter permease, which yields MEQSVSPSKRIWGRFKRNKPAVGGLIFILLLLVMGILGYLITPDQTPMANTMHLQLSNKKPGRSFQFLVISQNADFRKVNFLEKMLYGQEAEFKSIPITGYRIAGNHLWIKEYIGDDEDAAESSILLPASHQSYLKQHIYQQTFWLGTDGYGRDLLSRLILGIRVSLSVGLLAVLISMSIGLSLGAMAGYFGGMTDSVISWLMNVIWSLPSLLLVIAISFALGKGFWQIFIAVGLSTWVDVSRLVRGQVMALKEAEFVEAARALGFPTFRILTRHILPNIAGPVLVIASANFASAILLETGLSFLGFGAQPPMASWGGMIKENYGYIVMDAAYLAILPGMAIMLTVYAFNLMAIGLSDAFKVKSPGTLV from the coding sequence ATGGAACAAAGTGTTAGCCCCTCAAAAAGAATATGGGGCAGGTTTAAAAGAAATAAACCTGCCGTTGGAGGACTAATATTTATTCTGTTGCTTTTGGTGATGGGTATACTCGGCTATTTGATTACGCCAGATCAGACGCCAATGGCTAATACCATGCACTTACAATTAAGCAATAAAAAACCGGGAAGGTCATTCCAGTTTCTGGTCATCAGCCAGAACGCGGATTTCAGGAAAGTCAATTTCCTGGAGAAGATGCTTTACGGGCAGGAAGCTGAATTCAAAAGTATCCCGATTACAGGCTACAGGATCGCAGGAAATCATTTATGGATCAAAGAATACATTGGTGATGACGAAGATGCTGCTGAAAGCAGTATTCTGCTTCCCGCCAGTCATCAGTCCTATTTAAAACAGCACATTTATCAGCAGACCTTCTGGTTAGGTACTGATGGCTACGGAAGAGACTTACTGAGCCGCCTGATTCTGGGAATCCGTGTTTCTTTATCGGTAGGTTTATTGGCCGTACTGATCTCCATGAGTATCGGTTTAAGTTTAGGTGCAATGGCAGGTTATTTTGGAGGAATGACAGATTCAGTAATCAGCTGGCTGATGAATGTCATCTGGTCTTTACCTTCACTGTTACTGGTGATCGCGATTTCTTTTGCTTTAGGAAAGGGTTTCTGGCAGATATTTATCGCAGTTGGCTTATCTACGTGGGTAGATGTATCCAGGTTAGTCCGCGGGCAGGTGATGGCGCTGAAAGAAGCCGAGTTTGTAGAAGCAGCCAGAGCATTGGGTTTTCCAACTTTTCGTATCCTTACCCGTCATATTTTACCCAACATTGCCGGCCCTGTATTGGTTATCGCCTCCGCTAATTTTGCTTCAGCGATCTTACTGGAAACCGGTTTGAGTTTTCTAGGTTTTGGCGCACAGCCACCCATGGCTAGCTGGGGAGGAATGATCAAAGAAAACTATGGTTATATCGTAATGGATGCTGCTTACCTCGCAATTTTACCCGGAATGGCAATTATGCTTACCGTTTATGCCTTTAATCTGATGGCTATCGGATTAAGTGACGCTTTTAAAGTGAAATCTCCAGGTACACTGGTTTAA